From the genome of Candidatus Defluviilinea proxima:
GTAGATTACTCAATGCAATGAATGTTTCTCTAAAAAAACTTGTTATTCCATATGAATATTTTACGGCTTTAAAAGACCAGCTGTTTGACGGAAAAATTCCGAAAAATATTAGAGAATCATATATTCAATCCGCATTGATAGAGTTAGATACAGATGACGCGATTGATGTAGTTGAAGCTTACCAGCTGTCTAAGATGGAAAGCTTAGATATAAACTTTGCATACCAACAAATAATAGCCAAGAAAGGACGTTAAAACAAATGAGCGCTTATTTTGAAAAACTCACGCCTAGCAAACTTGCTAAAGCCGCTATCGTTCCTCAAGTACTGGATAATCAATGGGTCCCAAATACCCTCCTTGATAGTATGATCAAGGAAGGTAGGTCTTTGAAAGATGTACAAAAGGAACGCTCAAAACATGTCATCAAAGAATGGAGACGCGCTCTAGTTTATGGAGAGCAGGTTGTTGTAAACCGAGCGTTTATGTTTAACAATGAAGTGGTCGTAGATGACTATGATGATTCTGAGAGTCGCGAACAATTGAAAACACTTCTCAATACAAATGTCATAATTCCATACCTTGTGTTTGAGGACTCACCAGATCAAAAGCCTACCTTTGACACAAAAGACAGTCTTTGGAATGCCTGGATAGATATTGTTCATGATACTCATATGTCGTGCGTTAAACTGGATTGGGGCGATCAGAATGATGACTTCAAAAGACTTTCGGGGATATATCATAATTATGTTCAAACCTTGAATACTGAACAGCGGGCTGAACATCTTGCGGGATATTTAAAAATACCTAAAGATGAATTTCCTGAATTCCGCAAACGGCTTAAGGACGTTGCCTCTTATGCATTCAATTTGGCAGATACCCGACTCATTACAAGAAACGACCTATATAAAGAGTTCGTAGTGACTGATGGTACCAATATTGCTGAAGGATATTACAGCAAGAAACCTTATGCAGCAAAAATCAAACAAATCGTTGATCTGAAATATAACGTAAATTTGCCTGATGCAATGGGTAGATATTCCCTTACTCCAGAAGGATCTCCGCCGCGTGCAGCGCTTGGTGACCTTGAGGAAACAATTCAAGCGAACATTATTAGCCCTGAAAATGTAAAAGATATATTACAAGCGTTACGTGGTCTTGCATTTGATCAAATTACGCAAGGGATGTATCTTAAAAACCTTGGTGATCTAAAGTTGGCTGATGTAATCAGGACGCGCGAGACCGAAGAGTGGGAGATGTATAGAAAAGCTATGTTGGATTTGTTGGCAAATCCATTGCAATTTCCTCATTTAAGTGCCGTGTTCTATGCAAAATTTGAAAAACTGAATACAGCCATAACTCGTATTCGCATTGAACGCGAACAAGCAAAATGGGAGCCTTGGGTGAAACTCTTGATCTCGGTTGGGGCAAAAGCAATCGAAATTGCCATTAACCCTGCTGATCCGTCTCAGAAAATATTAACAACACTAGGGACGGGGACACTTTCTACTGGGGTTACACCATTCTTAATGAGATTTACTGTTGGAGCAAGAACTTTCACAGACGCTGATTTGGATGTGAGCCTTGATTTTATGCGCGGCAATGTGCAATCTGGGCGCGAAGTTTGGAACGATATGCTCGGACAGTTGCGATCTACGCCAGGTTTTAAAGAGTTAACCGATGAAATAAAATCTGAAAATGATTCGAACTTAAGTCAACCTGAAGACCTTGGTGTAAATTATTACGGATATTAAGGATTTTGGTAAATACAATGAAATATTCTTCGTTAGCGAGCTCTCACCCTAAATTGTTTGATAATGAAAACGCCTTGATAAAAATAATATCTGATGAAAATGTGATTTCCAACTGGCAGGAACAAAGACGAATCGACTTGCAAAAGCAGGGAGTTTCGCAAGATAGGGCGGATATTGGTATTCTTCTTGAAGATTACAGCCTGTTGGTGTTACGCGATCTTGTGGAATTCCCAGGTGGATATAGAAATGGATATATCCTAATTTATAACCGTGCCTACTTGGAAGGAGGTGCTGCAGGTGTAGTTGTGTTGCCTGAAAAGGATGGAAAACTGCTTCTTTTTCGACACTATCGCCATGCCACCCGCATGTATCATTGGGAAATTCCAAGAGGTTTTGGGGAATCAGGTGTTGACGCAAAATCCCAAGCAATAGTTGAAGTAAAAGAAGAAATCAGTGGAGATGTCTCTGAGATATTTGAGCTTGGAGTTGTTTACAACAACACAGGCCTTGAAGGGAATCCAATTAATCTCTTTTTTGCGCGGATGGCTTCGGTTGGCGAAATGCAATTAGAAGAAGGTATTGAAAAACCAATTTGGGTCTCTGTCCCCGAACTTGAAAAAATGATTGCTGATAGCGAAATCACTGACGGATTCACCATTGCTGCGTACACCAAAGCCAAACTCAAAGGATTGATCTGATTTGCTCACCGACCCTAAACTCCGCAGCCAAGTAGATGCCATCTCAAGCACAAGACTTCGGAGTTCTCTAAGAATTCCGAAGTCTGAATCTCACGAGCCGCCGCTGGATATGTTTGGCGCGGATACGGTGGAATGGTGGGTTACGGAGAAGGAAATTAATGATCTTGTTCAACTGTTGGACAAAATAAAAATATAAGATGGGAGATATATTATGAATAGATGGCACAAGGTTGCATTAATAGTTATTGTAATTGCGCTACTTTCCCCTGTTGCCGTGGTAGAGATTCTTTACGGTGACCAAATGGAGTTTATAAGTTATCAGTTTGCTGGAGATTATTTGAAGTTTATTGGTAGTTTGGTCTCGATTTCTTTTAGTTTTTATCTAGTCAATATTTTCTGGAAAAACAAGGAAAACAATGATGCAATCAACCATGCAAAAAGCATGTTTATTAATTTCACATTTCGAGCGAGCAATATAGCTGATAAAAGTTTAGAACTATTAAATAAATCGTTCAATGAGTCAGAGTATTCCGAGAGTCAAAAAAGAGACAACGAAGTTGCTCGTTTGATAGAAAAAATGCATAAAGTAGGATTGGCTATTGAAAATACGCCTGTTGACAGTAGGGCATTAAAAGATGATGTGTTTATGTCTGTATATATCGACTTGGTTTGGAGAGATTTGTTTTCGGCTGTCGAAAGACTCTCGTTGTTGAAAAACTTTAGGAATAACTATGATGATTTCTTGTCCGCTCTTGTAGAAATAAAAACTATTGCGAAAAAGATTCTGCAATGAATTAAGCTAAACATAACTGGAGGGTATTATGACTGAACTTAGGCGTCTTGGAGAAGTAGTAGATTTCGAATCGGAGTTTGTAGTTGGTGACAAGCGAATTATTCGAGGGCTCGATAATTTAGGCGGAACAATATTATTTCCAGATGAACGGCATGTTATTAAAGATTTTTACATGACCACTACGAATAAAAAGAAGGTCTACATTTCGGATGGGCTTGGAGAGATAGAGATTGGTGATTATGAAGGTTCGATATTAGATAAGCTATTAAAGCCAATAGACCCTGTGCTTTGTATTAAAGGAAGAATGGGGTCTGGTAAGACAACAACCATGAAATACATCATGGAAAATTTTATGGATAGAGTCGTGTGTGAATGCCAGGGATTTGACTATCCACCTAAGAGACTAACGGCTTGGGTGGATTTTAAAGAATTAATCACTGAAATAAAAGCTACAGTTCCAGACTTGATCGACAAAATTTGCACTCAACTTTGGAATAAGTGTGTGTACTATTTAGATGACGACTTTGAGTATCGTCAATTTTGGGACCATTTGCTACAAATAAATGAATTTGGAAGCGATAGCTTTGTTGAGCAAGTTGTTGGGAATATTCACTCTGAATATCCCGATGTGCGAAAAGTTAAAGTGTTTAGCGAAAAAGAAATTAGCAACCGCAAAATCATAAAAGCAAAATTAAAAGACAAAAGTGTTATCTGGTATCTTAGATATCTAATCTTACTTTATCGTTTTATCATTCAAGTTAGGTTTTCGAATCATAGAGAGTGCGCGATCATTATCCTGGACAATGTCGACTCTTTGTCGACTGAACTCCAAAGGAGTTTGGTTAAAATCATTATTGGATGTGCACATTATCATGGACCGTTGTTTGTAATTCTTGTTCGCCCCGAAACTTTTGAACGTCACGGGTTGAATGATATCTTGCGTGACATCATTGTTCATCAAAGTCCTGATCCACATCAAGTGATAATAAGTCGTCTTGAGCGATTCTTAAATGAGCCTGATGCGTATTTTAAAGCAGCGCAAACGCTTACTGATGAAGAAAAAAGATTAGCAACCTCTTATCTGCGAAAGATATACCCAAAATTGAAGAACGGGAGTGCATTTAGAGAATTTATTATTAGCGTTTCAGGGAAAAGCATTAGAAACTCGCTTGTATTAGCGCAAAGTATTTTCCAGTTGACAGCTGGAGAGATGAAAAGAAGAGATTTAACTGTGCATTACTTAATTCGCGCAATCGTTCGATTTGGGTACCCACAATTTCGTGGATATCAAAATCCTAGAGTAGTAAATCCATTTGATGTTGAAGGTGTAACAGATGGTAGATATTTAACTAAGGTGCGTTTGTTAAAATACATAGCTGGTAGAGGGGGAGCATGTCATACACCCACAATTCTTAGCACGTTTGCACCATTTAATACTTTAAATCTTGCTCCTAATCATGATGTCACAGCGAAAGCTTTAGAAGAATTGTTAAGTAATGATTGTCAATTATTAACCTCTAATGGCTATGACGCGTTTCACATTACGCCCGAAAATGATCAAGACGAAATTTCAATTACAGAAATTGGGAGAGGTTATATTGATCACCTTATTCATAATATTCATTTTATACAAGAGGTTATGTTAGACGCTCGGGTTGAATCTGATTTTCGTGTTCCAGGACAGCACACAGATAAACTTGCTGAAAAATTAAGCGTGATGATAAGGTTCTTGGATAAGGTGCATTTATCTGATGTCGCTGAAGTTCAAGCTTTTAATGAAAAAGGTATAGTAAGCTACGCAAAAGTATTTCAGCCTCATTTAATTTCTTTTGAGATAATTCAAAGTGTGTATGAACACACAAAAAGACTTATTGTGTCAATAGAGCAAAATGCCCTAAAAAACATAGTCGAAGAATATGAAGATGTCTTAGATGAGTTTCAAGAACTTCTTTATAAGGCAAAAGCTAATAACAATAGATTATTTGGAGTAACCTATGGTACAAGACCTGAACCAGAGTAGCGAATTTATTTTACGCAGCCTTAATTGTTAACCGACCCTAAACTTCGTTCGCAAGTAGATGCCCTTTGGGATAAGTTCTGGACGGGGGGGGACTGTCTAACCCGCTCGATGCGATTGAGCAGTTTTCGTATTTGTTGTTCTTGGAGCGGCTGGGTGATCGTGAGAATGCGGCTGAGATGCAGGCAAAACACAAGGGGACTTCGGCAGGGCGTATTTTTACAGGAGAGTTGTGAAATCCCTATGGAAGGCAAATATGACTGAAAACAAAATAGAAGCCTTGAAAATGCAATATCAAGCTTTGCTCGCAGAGTATCAGGTGATGCGGCAAAGCGTGCAAGATTATCGGTCCATGCAAGGGCAGTTAGACAGCATTACACTTGCCGCGTTGGGCATTTCCATTCCAATCATACTCACCATCCTTGATCGCTCTTTGCTATATGCGGGCGTTATTTTATTGATCCCTATTCTCTTTTTCGCTGTTGCCTTTACTCAATTGCGATATGAAAGAATGATTACGATTGCCGCCATGTATGTCGATAGCACTTTGCGCCCTCAAATCGAGCAACTCCTTTCCAAGTTATCAAAGGAGAAAGTGTCCGTTT
Proteins encoded in this window:
- a CDS encoding NUDIX hydrolase, with translation MKYSSLASSHPKLFDNENALIKIISDENVISNWQEQRRIDLQKQGVSQDRADIGILLEDYSLLVLRDLVEFPGGYRNGYILIYNRAYLEGGAAGVVVLPEKDGKLLLFRHYRHATRMYHWEIPRGFGESGVDAKSQAIVEVKEEISGDVSEIFELGVVYNNTGLEGNPINLFFARMASVGEMQLEEGIEKPIWVSVPELEKMIADSEITDGFTIAAYTKAKLKGLI